A DNA window from Castanea sativa cultivar Marrone di Chiusa Pesio chromosome 7, ASM4071231v1 contains the following coding sequences:
- the LOC142642521 gene encoding 2-hydroxyisoflavanone dehydratase-like, translated as MDSGNNETTHEFPPYIKVYKDGRIERFLAPDPGGDHLAPAGLDSKTGVQTKDVAVFPESGVSARVFIPKIDGPDQKFPLVVHYHGGGFCLGSPFMKTFHNFLVSLASEANVVVISVDYRLAPDHALPVAHEDSWAAMQWISAHSNGQGPEPWLNQYADFGRVFVAGESAGANIAHYVAVQAGATGLAGPNVIGSIILHPYFGGKEPDEMINYIYPTSAGFNNPILYPEADPNLSKMAGKKVLVCVAEKDRLKDRGLGYGETLRKSGWNGSVGFFESEGEGHGFFLLNPSSDKVGPLIKAMVDFINQNSGNVVGLSIL; from the coding sequence atGGATTCAGGTAACAATGAAACAACCCACGAATTCCCACCATACATCAAAGTCTACAAAGATGGTCGCATTGAAAGGTTCTTGGCCCCAGACCCCGGAGGTGACCATCTTGCACCCGCAGGCCTAGACTCCAAAACCGGGGTCCAAACCAAAGACGTCGCCGTTTTTCCCGAATCAGGTGTATCAGCTAGAGTCTTCATCCCCAAAATCGACGGCCCAGATCAAAAGTTTCCTCTAGTTGTTCACTACCACGGTGGGGGCTTCTGCCTTGGATCACCTTTCATGAAAACCTTTCACAactttcttgtttctttagCCTCAGAAGCCAATGTGGTCGTTATTTCCGTTGACTATAGGCTAGCCCCAGATCATGCTCTACCAGTTGCGCATGAAGACTCTTGGGCTGCGATGCAGTGGATTTCAGCCCACTCAAATGGGCAAGGACCCGAACCTTGGTTGAACCAGTATGCGGATTTCGGGCGGGTTTTTGTGGCGGGTGAGAGTGCTGGGGCTAATATAGCCCATTACGTTGCAGTCCAAGCTGGCGCTACAGGATTGGCTGGTCCTAATGTTATTGGGTCAATCATATTGCACCCATATTTTGGTGGAAAAGAGCCTGATGAAATGATTAATTATATATACCCGACTAGTGCCGGGTTCAATAATCCGATACTGTACCCGGAAGCGGATCCGAATTTGTCGAAGATGGCAGGTAAGAAAGTGCTGGTTTGTGTGGCGGAGAAAGATCGGCTAAAAGATCGAGGATTGGGTTATGGAGAAACATTGAGAAAGAGTGGTTGGAATGGTAGTGTGGGATTTTTTGAGAGTGAAGGAGAGGGACATGGGTTTTTTCTGTTGAATCCAAGTAGCGACAAGGTGGGGCCACTGATCAAAGCCATGGTTGATTTCATAAATCAGAACTCAGGTAATGTTGTTGGTTTGTCAATTTTATGA
- the LOC142642098 gene encoding putative carboxylesterase 4, mitochondrial, giving the protein MDSSTNIETTHEFPPFFKIYKGGRVERYMTPERAATGGHLRAPTGLDSETGVQSKDVVVSPDSGVSARLFVPKINGPDQKFPLVVHYHGGGFCLGSPFMKVFHNFLVSLASEANVVIISVDYRLAPEHALPIAHEDSWAAMQWISAHSNGQGPEPWLNQYADFGRVFVAGESAGANIVHYVAVQAGATGLAGPNIVGSIILHPYFGGKENDKMIDYMYPTSAGFKDPILYPEVDPNLSKMAGKKVLVCVAEKDGLKERGVGYCETLKKSGWNGTVGFFESAEEGHGFFLLNPSSDKVGPLMKVMVDFINQN; this is encoded by the coding sequence atggATTCAAGCACCAACATCGAAACAACCCATGAATTCCCACCTTTCTTCAAAATCTACAAAGGTGGTCGCGTTGAAAGGTACATGACCCCAGAACGTGCTGCCACCGGTGGTCACCTCCGCGCACCCACAGGGCTAGACTCCGAAACCGGTGTTCAATCCAAAGACGTCGTCGTTTCACCGGACTCAGGCGTATCAGCCAGACTCTTCGTCCCCAAAATCAACGGCCCAGATCAGAAGTTTCCTCTAGTTGTTCACTACCACGGTGGAGGCTTCTGCCTTGGATCACCTTTCATGAAAGTCTTTCACAACTTTCTTGTTTCCTTAGCCTCAGAAGCCAATGTGGTCATAATTTCCGTTGACTATAGGCTAGCCCCAGAGCATGCTCTACCAATCGCACATGAAGATTCCTGGGCCGCGATGCAGTGGATTTCAGCCCACTCAAATGGGCAAGGACCTGAACCGTGGTTGAACCAGTACGCGGATTTCGGGCGGGTTTTTGTGGCGGGTGAGAGCGCTGGAGCTAATATTGTTCATTACGTGGCAGTCCAAGCTGGCGCTACGGGATTGGCTGGTCCTAATATCGTTGGGTCAATCATACTGCACCCGTATTTTGGTGGCAAAGAGAATGATAAAATGATTGATTACATGTACCCAACAAGTGCCGGGTTCAAGGATCCGATACTGTACCCGGAAGTGGATCCGAATTTGTCGAAGATGGCTGGTAAGAAAGTGCTGGTTTGTGTGGCAGAGAAGGATGGGCTGAAAGAAAGAGGTGTGGGTTATTGTGAAACATTGAAAAAGAGTGGTTGGAATGGTACTGTGGGATTTTTTGAGAGTGCAGAAGAGGGGCATGGGTTTTTTCTGTTGAATCCCAGCAGTGACAAGGTGGGGCCACTGATGAAAGTCATGGTTGATTTCATAAATCAGAACTAA